The following are encoded together in the Planctobacterium marinum genome:
- a CDS encoding Na(+)-translocating NADH-quinone reductase subunit A, whose protein sequence is MIKIKKGLNLPITGAPKQEIHDGAPISRVAVLGEEYIGMRPTMHCQVGDVVKKGQVLFEDKKNPGVKFTAPSAGEVIEVNRGAKRVLQSVVIKVSGEEQVEFAKYDAAELASLERDKIVAQLVDSGLWTALRTRPYSKIPAIDSAPSAVFVNAMDSNPLAADPAVIIDGNQADFENGLNIVAKLTEGKTWLTKAPGAVIATGSAAVSTEEFSGPHPAGLVGTHIHFLDSAGANKMVWHIGYQDVIAIGKLFTTGELDSSRVVALAGPVVSNPRLVRTTLGANTEELTAGELSTDDPRVISGSVLHGMHAHGVHAYLGRYATQVSVVAEDSEKKFLGWITPGSDKHSITRAYLGHMGGGKLFNMTSTTNGSDRAMVPIGNYERVMPLDVLPTLLLRDLLSGDTDGAQTLGCLELDEEDLALCTYVCPGKYDYGSVLRDCLDKIEKEG, encoded by the coding sequence ATGATTAAAATAAAGAAAGGCCTCAACCTCCCTATTACGGGAGCGCCAAAGCAAGAAATCCATGACGGTGCGCCGATTTCGCGCGTTGCTGTTCTGGGTGAAGAGTACATCGGCATGCGTCCCACTATGCATTGTCAGGTGGGTGATGTCGTTAAAAAAGGGCAGGTTCTTTTTGAAGACAAAAAGAACCCAGGCGTGAAGTTCACTGCGCCTTCTGCCGGTGAAGTCATTGAAGTCAATCGCGGCGCAAAACGCGTTTTGCAGTCGGTTGTCATCAAGGTTTCCGGCGAGGAGCAGGTGGAATTTGCTAAATATGATGCGGCTGAGCTTGCTTCTCTGGAAAGAGACAAGATCGTTGCACAGTTAGTTGATTCTGGTTTATGGACTGCACTTCGTACTCGTCCTTACAGTAAAATCCCAGCAATTGACTCAGCGCCTTCGGCGGTGTTCGTTAACGCTATGGATTCCAATCCATTAGCCGCTGATCCTGCGGTGATCATCGATGGTAATCAGGCGGATTTTGAAAACGGTTTGAATATCGTTGCTAAGCTGACCGAAGGTAAAACCTGGTTAACTAAGGCTCCGGGCGCGGTTATTGCCACTGGCAGTGCTGCGGTCTCTACTGAAGAGTTCTCTGGTCCTCACCCTGCGGGTCTGGTAGGCACGCACATTCATTTCCTCGATTCCGCTGGCGCCAACAAAATGGTTTGGCACATCGGTTATCAAGACGTGATTGCTATTGGTAAGCTATTTACCACTGGCGAGTTGGATTCCTCGCGCGTTGTGGCATTAGCGGGTCCTGTGGTGTCAAATCCAAGACTGGTTCGCACAACTTTAGGTGCCAACACTGAAGAATTAACCGCCGGTGAGTTATCTACTGATGATCCGCGCGTAATTTCTGGCTCTGTGCTGCACGGTATGCACGCCCATGGCGTTCACGCTTACCTGGGCCGATATGCCACTCAGGTTTCAGTTGTAGCTGAAGACAGCGAGAAGAAGTTCCTCGGTTGGATCACGCCGGGCTCTGATAAGCACTCCATCACGCGTGCCTATCTTGGCCATATGGGTGGTGGCAAACTGTTTAATATGACTTCTACGACTAACGGTTCAGATCGCGCTATGGTGCCAATCGGCAACTACGAGCGAGTTATGCCGCTAGACGTATTACCCACTTTATTACTGCGCGATTTGCTTTCTGGCGATACCGACGGTGCCCAAACTCTGGGTTGCCTGGAGTTAGACGAGGAAGATCTGGCGTTGTGTACTTATGTATGTCCTGGCAAATACGATTACGGCTCCGTACTGCGTGATTGTCTGGATAAGATTGAGAAAGAGGGCTAA
- a CDS encoding NADH:ubiquinone reductase (Na(+)-transporting) subunit B, whose amino-acid sequence MSLKDYLEKIEPDFEPGGKHEKWYALYEAVATVLYTPGKVTKGTAHVRDSIDLKRIMIMVWMATFPAMFYGMFNIGQQAHLAILNGAGAVTLPDVWQAAIFTALGGQLGVDGVSWLGMMGYGACFFLPIYAVTFIVGGFWEVLFASVRKHEVNEGFFVTSVLFALTLPATIPLWQVALGITFGVVIAKEVFGGTGRNFLNPALSGRAFLYFAYPAQISGDAIWTAADGFSGATMLSQAASGALDYSNVALWWDAFYGNIQGSAGEVSTLMLLIGGLFIIYLRIASWRIVLGVLLGAAIFATLLNLVGSDTNHMMSMPWYWHLVTGGFAFGMFFMATDPVSASFTNQGKWAYGLLIGAMCVMIRVLNPAFPEGMMLAILFANLWAPLFDYFVAQSNIKRRMARVSA is encoded by the coding sequence ATGAGCTTGAAAGATTATCTTGAAAAGATTGAACCCGATTTCGAACCGGGTGGAAAACACGAAAAGTGGTATGCGCTTTATGAAGCGGTAGCCACAGTTCTATATACGCCTGGTAAAGTGACTAAAGGTACGGCTCACGTTCGTGACAGTATCGACTTGAAACGCATCATGATTATGGTGTGGATGGCGACATTCCCGGCCATGTTTTACGGTATGTTTAACATTGGTCAACAAGCGCACTTAGCCATTTTAAATGGCGCTGGCGCTGTAACACTACCTGACGTGTGGCAAGCCGCAATCTTTACAGCGCTTGGCGGTCAGTTGGGTGTAGACGGTGTAAGCTGGTTGGGTATGATGGGTTATGGTGCCTGTTTCTTCCTGCCTATTTATGCAGTTACATTCATCGTTGGTGGTTTCTGGGAAGTGTTATTTGCTTCGGTGCGCAAGCACGAAGTTAACGAAGGATTCTTCGTTACCTCAGTTTTGTTCGCCTTAACCTTACCTGCAACTATTCCTCTGTGGCAAGTGGCACTGGGTATCACCTTCGGTGTGGTTATCGCCAAAGAAGTATTTGGTGGTACAGGCCGTAACTTCCTTAACCCGGCATTGTCTGGTCGTGCTTTCTTGTACTTTGCTTACCCGGCTCAAATCTCCGGTGATGCTATCTGGACAGCAGCAGACGGTTTCTCTGGCGCAACTATGCTAAGCCAGGCCGCTTCTGGAGCATTGGATTACAGCAACGTCGCACTTTGGTGGGATGCCTTCTACGGCAATATTCAAGGTTCTGCCGGTGAAGTTTCAACGCTGATGTTATTAATTGGTGGTTTGTTCATTATTTATCTGCGCATCGCCTCCTGGCGTATTGTATTGGGTGTGCTTCTTGGTGCGGCTATCTTTGCGACACTATTAAATCTGGTGGGCAGCGATACCAACCACATGATGTCAATGCCTTGGTACTGGCACTTGGTGACTGGTGGTTTTGCCTTCGGTATGTTCTTTATGGCAACCGACCCGGTTTCGGCGTCCTTCACCAACCAAGGTAAATGGGCTTACGGCCTGTTGATTGGCGCCATGTGTGTCATGATACGTGTATTAAACCCGGCATTCCCTGAAGGTATGATGTTGGCAATCTTGTTCGCCAACCTATGGGCGCCGTTGTTTGACTATTTTGTCGCTCAAAGCAATATAAAACGGAGGATGGCACGTGTCAGCGCGTAA
- a CDS encoding Na(+)-translocating NADH-quinone reductase subunit C, with product MSARKETLGRTIGIVVAVCLACSIVVSSAAVGLRSLQETNAALDKQTNIIDAAGLLDKAAGDIAGTYDKYVEERFVDLETGTYVEAPYEGYDMFKAAKDSDYNVRVQGSNVGFQTRAKVASIYVVKDDSGNVQRLVLPVYGSGLWDLMYGFLAIEADGSTIRSLVYYQHKETPGLGGEIVNPAWKAKWDGKQAFKDGEVAIQVKKGAGNDNPYAVDALSGATLTSNGVQNSVTYWLGEQGFGKYLSKQSWKS from the coding sequence GTGTCAGCGCGTAAAGAAACTCTCGGAAGAACTATCGGCATCGTTGTTGCCGTGTGCCTTGCTTGCTCAATTGTTGTTTCTTCGGCTGCTGTAGGCTTGCGTAGCCTTCAGGAGACGAATGCGGCACTGGATAAGCAAACTAATATTATCGATGCGGCAGGCTTGCTTGATAAAGCGGCCGGTGACATCGCTGGAACTTATGACAAATACGTTGAAGAACGCTTCGTTGACCTTGAAACTGGTACCTATGTAGAAGCACCTTATGAAGGTTATGACATGTTCAAAGCCGCTAAGGATTCAGACTACAACGTTCGAGTACAAGGTAGCAATGTGGGTTTCCAGACTCGTGCTAAAGTTGCCAGTATCTACGTAGTTAAAGACGACAGCGGTAACGTGCAGCGCTTGGTATTGCCTGTGTATGGCAGTGGTCTTTGGGATCTGATGTACGGTTTCCTGGCTATTGAAGCTGATGGCTCTACCATCCGTAGCTTGGTGTATTACCAGCACAAAGAAACTCCCGGATTGGGCGGTGAAATTGTCAACCCAGCGTGGAAAGCGAAGTGGGATGGCAAGCAAGCGTTCAAAGATGGTGAAGTTGCCATTCAGGTTAAAAAAGGCGCAGGTAATGATAACCCTTATGCGGTTGATGCATTGTCTGGTGCAACGTTAACCAGTAACGGCGTGCAGAACAGCGTAACTTACTGGCTGGGTGAACAGGGCTTCGGCAAGTACCTGAGCAAACAGTCCTGGAAATCTTAA
- a CDS encoding NADH:ubiquinone reductase (Na(+)-transporting) subunit D, with product MAETKEMKKVLFGPVLDSNPIALHVLGICSALAITTKLETALVMSMAVISVLAFSNLFISLIRNHIPSSVRIIIQMTIIASLVIVVDQILKAYSYSVAKELSVFVGLIITNCIVMGRAEAYAMKSPPLMSFIDGIGNGLGYAFILIVIGTIKELFGFGTILGFEILPLVQNGGWYQGNGLLILPFSSFFLIAGMIWFIRTIRPEQVEPKE from the coding sequence ATGGCTGAAACAAAAGAAATGAAAAAGGTATTGTTCGGGCCCGTCCTGGACAGTAACCCAATTGCATTGCACGTTCTGGGTATTTGCTCAGCGCTGGCGATCACAACCAAGTTGGAAACTGCTTTGGTTATGTCAATGGCCGTAATTTCGGTATTGGCGTTCTCCAACTTGTTTATCTCTTTAATCCGAAATCACATTCCATCTAGTGTGCGTATCATCATTCAGATGACCATTATCGCTTCCTTGGTAATCGTGGTGGACCAAATCTTAAAGGCTTATTCCTATTCGGTGGCCAAAGAGCTCTCGGTATTCGTGGGATTGATTATTACTAACTGTATCGTAATGGGACGGGCGGAAGCTTACGCCATGAAGAGCCCGCCTTTGATGAGCTTTATCGATGGTATAGGTAATGGCTTGGGCTATGCCTTTATCCTGATCGTAATTGGTACTATCAAAGAGCTGTTTGGCTTCGGTACAATTCTTGGTTTTGAAATCTTACCACTGGTACAAAACGGTGGCTGGTACCAAGGCAACGGTTTATTGATTCTTCCATTTAGCTCGTTCTTCTTGATTGCCGGTATGATTTGGTTCATCCGTACAATCCGTCCTGAGCAAGTGGAACCAAAGGAGTAA
- the nqrE gene encoding NADH:ubiquinone reductase (Na(+)-transporting) subunit E, protein MEHYISLFVRSVFIENMALSLFLGMCTFLAVSKKVKTAIGLGVAVIVVLGISVPVNQVIYVNILAPGALAWAGFPDADLSFLNFLTFIGVIAALVQILEMSLDKFFPALYNALGIFLPLITVNCAIFGGVAFAVQREYNFTESIVYGIGSGFGWAIAITLLAAVREKLKYADMPEGIRGLGSVFMIAGLMALGFQSFTGVAL, encoded by the coding sequence ATGGAACATTATATTAGCTTATTTGTACGTTCCGTATTTATTGAGAACATGGCGTTGTCTTTGTTCTTGGGGATGTGTACCTTCCTTGCGGTATCTAAAAAGGTAAAGACCGCTATTGGCTTGGGTGTAGCAGTAATTGTGGTTTTGGGTATTTCGGTACCTGTTAACCAGGTTATCTATGTGAATATCTTGGCGCCAGGTGCACTGGCTTGGGCTGGCTTCCCGGATGCGGACCTTAGCTTCCTTAACTTCCTGACCTTTATCGGTGTTATCGCAGCATTAGTACAGATCCTGGAAATGAGTTTGGACAAGTTCTTCCCGGCTTTATATAACGCGTTAGGGATCTTTTTGCCGCTGATCACCGTAAACTGTGCCATATTCGGTGGTGTTGCTTTCGCAGTACAGCGTGAATACAACTTCACCGAAAGTATTGTGTACGGCATCGGTAGTGGCTTTGGTTGGGCGATCGCTATCACCCTGTTGGCTGCGGTGCGCGAAAAGCTCAAGTACGCCGATATGCCTGAAGGTATCCGTGGATTGGGCTCAGTGTTCATGATCGCGGGTCTGATGGCGTTGGGTTTCCAGTCATTCACGGGTGTAGCCCTGTAA
- the nqrF gene encoding NADH:ubiquinone reductase (Na(+)-transporting) subunit F has protein sequence MNQVEIYLGVGMFIAIVLALVFIIMFAKSKLVPTGDVKILINGDPDKAITASPGGKLLGALADNGIFVSSACGGGGSCGQCRVDIKSGGGEILPTELDHITKREAREGCRLSCQVAIKQDMDIELPEEIFGIKKWDCEVISDDNKATFIKELKLKIPNGESVPFRAGGYIQIEAPAHHVKYKDFDIPEEYRPDWERFGFFDIESKVDEETIRAYSMANYPEEEGIIMLNVRIATPPPNNLSLPAGKMSSYIWSLKEGDKATISGPFGEFFAKETDAEMVFVGGGAGMAPMRSHIFDQLRRIKTDRKISFWYGARSLREMFYVEDFDMLQEENDNFKWHVALSDPQPEDNWEGYTGFIHQVLLENYLRDHPAPEDCEFYMCGPPMMNAAVINMLKDLGVEDDNIMLDDFGG, from the coding sequence ATGAATCAAGTTGAAATTTATCTTGGTGTCGGGATGTTTATTGCCATCGTACTTGCGTTGGTATTTATCATCATGTTCGCCAAATCGAAATTGGTCCCTACAGGTGACGTTAAAATCCTGATCAACGGCGATCCGGACAAAGCTATTACGGCATCTCCGGGTGGTAAGTTATTGGGCGCTCTGGCCGACAATGGTATCTTCGTAAGCTCTGCTTGCGGTGGTGGTGGCTCATGTGGTCAGTGCCGTGTTGATATCAAATCTGGTGGTGGTGAAATCCTGCCCACAGAGCTGGATCACATTACTAAGCGCGAAGCGCGTGAAGGTTGCCGCTTGTCTTGTCAGGTAGCTATCAAGCAGGACATGGATATCGAACTTCCAGAAGAAATCTTTGGCATCAAGAAGTGGGATTGTGAAGTTATTTCTGACGACAACAAAGCCACTTTCATCAAAGAGCTGAAGCTTAAGATTCCAAATGGCGAAAGCGTGCCTTTCCGAGCTGGTGGTTATATTCAGATTGAAGCGCCTGCGCACCACGTAAAATACAAAGATTTCGATATTCCAGAAGAGTATCGCCCGGATTGGGAGCGTTTTGGCTTCTTCGATATCGAATCAAAAGTAGACGAAGAAACCATCCGTGCTTACTCGATGGCTAATTACCCGGAAGAAGAAGGTATAATTATGTTGAACGTGCGTATCGCTACGCCACCACCTAATAACCTAAGTTTGCCTGCAGGTAAGATGTCTTCTTATATCTGGAGCCTGAAAGAAGGTGATAAGGCCACGATTTCTGGTCCGTTCGGTGAATTCTTTGCTAAGGAAACGGATGCAGAAATGGTATTCGTAGGTGGTGGTGCAGGTATGGCACCAATGCGTTCTCACATCTTCGACCAGTTACGTCGCATCAAAACCGACCGTAAGATTTCTTTCTGGTACGGTGCCCGTTCTTTGCGTGAAATGTTCTACGTAGAAGATTTCGATATGCTGCAAGAAGAGAACGACAACTTCAAGTGGCACGTAGCACTTTCTGATCCTCAACCTGAGGACAACTGGGAAGGCTACACTGGCTTTATCCACCAGGTATTGTTAGAAAACTACCTGAGAGACCACCCAGCGCCAGAAGACTGTGAGTTCTACATGTGTGGACCACCTATGATGAACGCTGCGGTTATCAATATGCTCAAAGACCTGGGTGTAGAAGACGATAACATCATGCTTGATGACTTCGGTGGTTAA
- a CDS encoding FAD:protein FMN transferase, which produces MKTKNTVKPRLFAVLLISVLLTLISGCQPVPNEVHLTGPTMGTTYNIKYWSETEQIPEDIQAKVDAELVHINKLMSTYDPGSELSVFNQSKNTEPYSLSDETMLVMNEAINIAKMSNGYLDITVGPLVNLWGFGPQAKPEVIPSDAEIVAIRAKVGFDKLTLSGNTVTRSHPEMYVDLSTVAKGYGVDRVAEIVESFGINNYLVEIGGEMRVAGEKLNGQQWRIAIEKPVTMERAVQEIISVGNNAIATSGDYRNYYEEEGVRYSHLIDPKTGKPIQHNLVSVTVVHPSCLIADGFSTAIAVMGKEAGLEMALQNNLSVLLITRENGEFKEYTTPGFESFLINKG; this is translated from the coding sequence ATGAAAACTAAAAATACCGTCAAACCTCGTCTGTTTGCAGTACTGCTAATTAGTGTTCTGTTGACGCTAATCTCTGGCTGTCAGCCCGTTCCCAATGAAGTACATTTGACTGGCCCTACGATGGGCACCACTTATAACATTAAATACTGGTCTGAAACTGAGCAAATACCAGAGGATATTCAGGCGAAAGTGGATGCCGAATTAGTGCATATCAATAAATTGATGTCCACTTACGATCCAGGTTCAGAACTGTCTGTTTTTAATCAGAGCAAAAATACGGAACCCTATTCTTTGTCAGATGAAACTATGCTGGTAATGAATGAGGCAATTAACATTGCCAAAATGAGTAATGGCTACCTGGATATAACCGTAGGACCCTTGGTTAACCTTTGGGGATTTGGCCCTCAAGCGAAACCGGAAGTTATCCCAAGTGATGCGGAAATTGTTGCAATACGAGCAAAGGTCGGCTTTGATAAACTCACGCTTTCCGGAAACACTGTGACGCGTTCCCATCCTGAAATGTATGTGGATTTATCAACAGTTGCCAAGGGCTATGGTGTGGATCGGGTGGCCGAAATTGTTGAGTCTTTTGGTATCAACAACTATCTGGTGGAAATTGGCGGTGAAATGCGCGTTGCCGGAGAGAAACTCAATGGCCAGCAGTGGCGCATTGCTATCGAAAAACCGGTGACAATGGAGCGGGCAGTACAGGAGATAATTTCTGTGGGGAATAACGCGATTGCTACCTCAGGAGATTATCGCAATTACTATGAAGAAGAGGGTGTTCGCTACTCTCACCTGATAGATCCAAAAACCGGAAAGCCAATTCAGCATAATCTGGTCTCTGTAACGGTAGTGCATCCATCTTGTCTAATCGCAGATGGCTTCTCAACAGCGATAGCGGTAATGGGTAAAGAGGCAGGCCTTGAGATGGCTCTTCAAAATAACCTGTCGGTTTTACTGATTACCCGAGAAAATGGCGAGTTTAAAGAGTATACTACACCGGGTTTTGAGTCTTTTCTGATAAATAAGGGATAA
- a CDS encoding methyl-accepting chemotaxis protein, which translates to MWFQKSISQRLIAICLSGIAVLFLLYGIWQVQQVKSSTVEKVNGDIQNIVAQKATEIAGFFYAKGQVIHSVFANPLVLDWFENYDDRRGDLSGDEDYRKVWDYFKFFSDKDPAIKSVFFGSANTFEYFDLNGRYEGDPNYYTNKRPWWFEAQDKGRLYLSDPAVDANDKSISATIKTVVNRNGRFLGIGGMDILISTIGEELLSKIKYQGMGNAFLVTDKGVLVYFPGFTESFPPGSDMSKVDSYFSDSKGFAQLKNMVSRQDSGMADVNWKGEHYKVIFDKVAGEYPYFNWKLGFMVPDQAVSEPVASAVWQVTFLMLIMLGIIAVMVYMIVRPMLNPLNSMVDAMKDISRGDGDLTKRIDLNREDEIGQLASEFNAFMDKIQSLVKQTMDITAEVNRATKNVSEITQHNLDLVNNEKSEIESVASASYEMAETSKDVSRNTSGAMEVADSVKEEMDKGSSVVKSAVGDINSLSSQISEASEVVAALEAETDKIGEVLDVISAITEQTNLLALNAAIEAARAGEMGRGFAVVADEVRTLASRTQESTRHIQEIIGALQTTAKQASQAMTTSNSQAESGVQRVADLQKVLDQAFTGVEQIQQQMQSIVAANTQQSYTAEEIARNVSHITELADETVSESKDVEKNISDLKRLAENLDDVLKHFRV; encoded by the coding sequence ATGTGGTTTCAAAAGTCTATCAGTCAACGACTGATTGCGATTTGTCTTTCGGGTATCGCTGTCTTATTCCTGCTCTATGGTATTTGGCAGGTACAACAAGTTAAATCCAGCACTGTTGAAAAAGTGAATGGTGATATCCAAAACATCGTTGCTCAGAAAGCCACAGAAATTGCAGGCTTTTTCTATGCCAAAGGTCAGGTGATACACAGTGTGTTTGCAAATCCTTTGGTTTTAGATTGGTTCGAGAACTACGATGATCGACGCGGCGATCTCTCTGGAGATGAAGATTACCGCAAGGTTTGGGATTACTTTAAGTTTTTCTCCGATAAAGACCCCGCTATTAAAAGTGTGTTTTTTGGTTCGGCTAACACCTTTGAATATTTCGATTTGAATGGTCGCTATGAAGGTGATCCTAATTATTACACTAACAAGCGTCCTTGGTGGTTTGAAGCGCAAGACAAAGGGCGCTTATACCTTTCTGATCCCGCTGTAGACGCTAACGACAAATCCATCTCTGCCACTATTAAAACGGTGGTGAATCGCAATGGCCGCTTTTTAGGGATTGGTGGGATGGATATCTTGATCAGCACTATCGGTGAAGAACTACTCAGTAAAATCAAGTATCAAGGTATGGGCAATGCCTTCCTGGTAACCGACAAAGGCGTGTTGGTGTATTTCCCTGGTTTTACAGAGAGCTTTCCGCCGGGCTCAGATATGAGTAAGGTAGACTCTTATTTCAGTGATTCCAAAGGCTTTGCGCAGCTGAAAAACATGGTATCCCGTCAAGATAGCGGTATGGCAGATGTCAATTGGAAGGGTGAACACTACAAGGTTATTTTCGATAAGGTAGCTGGTGAGTATCCCTACTTTAATTGGAAGCTGGGCTTTATGGTGCCTGATCAAGCGGTGAGCGAGCCAGTGGCCAGCGCCGTATGGCAAGTCACCTTCCTGATGTTGATTATGTTAGGCATCATCGCCGTTATGGTATACATGATTGTACGTCCCATGCTTAACCCGTTGAATTCTATGGTTGATGCCATGAAGGATATTTCCCGTGGTGATGGTGATTTGACCAAACGCATCGACTTAAACCGCGAAGATGAAATTGGCCAATTGGCCAGTGAATTTAACGCCTTCATGGATAAAATTCAGTCGTTAGTGAAGCAAACCATGGACATCACCGCGGAAGTGAATCGCGCCACCAAAAATGTTAGCGAAATTACCCAACACAACTTGGATTTGGTGAACAACGAGAAATCGGAGATTGAATCAGTAGCCAGCGCTAGTTATGAAATGGCGGAGACCAGTAAAGACGTTTCTCGCAATACTAGCGGCGCAATGGAAGTGGCCGATAGTGTTAAAGAGGAGATGGATAAGGGTAGTTCGGTAGTTAAGTCAGCGGTTGGCGATATTAATTCGTTGTCCAGCCAGATTAGTGAAGCCTCAGAAGTGGTGGCGGCACTGGAAGCGGAAACCGATAAAATTGGCGAGGTGCTCGACGTTATCTCGGCTATTACTGAGCAAACTAATCTGTTGGCACTAAATGCGGCGATTGAAGCGGCTCGCGCAGGTGAGATGGGTCGTGGCTTCGCGGTTGTGGCAGATGAAGTAAGAACATTGGCCAGCCGAACCCAAGAATCTACCCGTCACATTCAGGAAATCATTGGCGCCTTGCAAACTACAGCCAAACAAGCCAGCCAGGCCATGACCACCAGTAACAGCCAGGCAGAATCTGGCGTGCAACGGGTTGCCGATTTGCAAAAAGTGTTGGATCAAGCCTTTACTGGAGTAGAGCAAATTCAGCAGCAGATGCAAAGTATAGTGGCAGCCAACACCCAGCAGTCTTACACTGCGGAAGAGATAGCCCGTAATGTAAGCCATATTACTGAGCTGGCGGATGAGACGGTGTCAGAGAGTAAAGATGTTGAAAAGAATATCTCTGACCTGAAACGTTTGGCTGAGAACCTGGATGATGTTTTGAAACACTTCCGGGTGTAA